Proteins encoded by one window of Mustela erminea isolate mMusErm1 chromosome 7, mMusErm1.Pri, whole genome shotgun sequence:
- the ZC3H8 gene encoding zinc finger CCCH domain-containing protein 8, with amino-acid sequence MDFENLFSKPPNPALGKKPTTDFDERIDDGIDDAEVEETQEEKRKTQEEKIKWEVKLECEQIPKKFRHFGNSTTSPKNLQYRKSRSKDYDVYSDNETCSQESEDNFAKELQQYIQAKEMANAAQSLPFPEESMKKEGVKDTQKAVKQKNKNPKAAQKNGKQKKMKRKRAGAGQKGSNASLRNRSSQEQDDKPKEKQPRVRMSQGFINQHTVERKGKQICKYFLERKCIKGDQCKFDHDAEIEKKKEMCKFYVQGYCTRGENCLYLHNEYPCKFYHTGTKCYQGEYCKFSHSPLTPETQELLAKVLDTEKKSS; translated from the exons ATGGATTTTGAGAATCTTTTCTCCAAACCCCCCAACCCGGCCCTGGGTAAAAAACCGACCACGGACTTTGATGAAAG AATCGATGATGGAATAGATGATGCAGAAGTTGAGGAAacacaagaagagaaaagaaaaacacaagaagagaagataaaatggGAAGTAAAACTGGAATGTGAGCAAATACCCAAAAAA TTTAGGCACTTTGGGAACTCCACAACATCTCCAAAGAATTTGCAATATAGAAAATCAAGAAGTAAGGACTATGATGTGTATAGTGATAATGAAACCTGCAGTCAGGAATCAGAAGATAATTTTGCTAAAGAACTTCAGCAGTATATACAAGCTAAAGAAATGGCAAATGCTGCTCAATCCTTACCATTTCCTGAAGAATCAATGAAGAAAGAGGGAGTGAAGGATACCCAGAAAG ctgttaaacaaaaaaataaaaacccaaaagctGCCCAGAAGAAtggtaaacagaagaaaatgaagcgAAAACGGGCTGGCGCGGGCCAGAAAGGATCCAACGCTTCCTTGCGGAACAGAAGCTCACAGGAACAG gatGATAAACCTAAGGAGAAGCAGCCACGTGTGAGAATGAGTCAGGGATTCATCAACCAACATACAGTGGAACGGAAGGGGAaacaaatttgtaaatattttcttgaaagaaaatgtattaag GGAGACCAGTGTAAATTTGATCATGATGCCgagatagagaagaaaaaggaaatgtgtaaATTTTATGTACAAGGATATTGTACCAGAGGTGAAAACTGCCTATATTTGCATA ATGAATATCCTTGCAAGTTTTACCATACAGGAACAAAGTGTTATCAGGGTGAATATTGCAAGTTTTCACATTCTCCACTGACTCCTGAAACACAAGAATTGTTGGCCAAA gtTTTGGATACTGAAAAGAAGTCGTCATGA